The sequence below is a genomic window from Ignavibacteria bacterium.
ACCAATAGCGACGCTCGCCGTTTAATCGAACAGGGCGGCATTCGTGTCGGAGGAGAAAAATTAACTAATCCTAGTGTTCTTCTTAACCTAAAGAATGAAGAAATTCTGAAAGTTGGAAAAAGAAAATTTTATAAATTAATTATTAAATAACGGAGATGATGAATTGTTTGTCCCAACAAAATTATTTTTCACCAAAGGCGTAGGAAGACATAAGGAATATTTACAATCCTTTGAGCTTGCTTTGAGGAATGCTGGTATTGAAAAATTTAATCTTGTTACAGTCTCAAGTATTTTTCCACCAGGTTGTAAACGAATCTCGCCGCCAGAGGGTTTGAAGTTTTTAGAACCAGGTGCAATCACTTTTTGCGTAATGGCACGAAATGCAACTAATGAACCAAACAGATTGATAGCCGCATCAATTGGTGCTGCGGTTCCTGCCGATGAAAGTCAGTACGGATATTTGTCTGAGCATCATCCTTATGGAGAGACTGAAAATAAAGCTGGTGAATATGCTGAAGACCTTGCTGCTTCAATGCTGGCTACCACGCTTGGAATTGATTTCGATCCTGAGGTTGCTTGGAGCGAACGCGAAGATCTTTATAAAATGTCCGGAAAAATTGTTCGCACTTTTAATGTTACCCAATCTGCTGAAGGTGATAAAAACGGTTTATGGACTACCGTGATTGCCGCAGCGATCTTACTCCCCTAATTTTTATCAAGCCTATGATTTGAAATAGGATCCCAAATAGAATCCCAAAAATCATAGGCTCAAATTCAAATCCATCTATTAATTTACTTTTTGAAATGATAAAGTAAACAAGTGTTATCACGAGTACAGTGATCATTTGGATAAAGGTAGATTTTGAAGGCAAAGCAATTTTTGGATAATATGATGATATAATCGGGAACAATAATGAAGGCATAAAAACAGATCCAATTGAATACCACAGATCAACAACCGAAGGAATGGAAACTGCGAGAATAATTGATACGATTGAAGTAAGCACCATACTTATTTTTGTCAGATGAATGCTGTTATTGCCACTCGTTTTTATCATCCGTTGTAAAATATCCTTGCCAAGCGTTTGTGAACTCAAAAATGTGAAACTATTTAAAGTTGAAATTACCGTAGACAATAATGCAACCACAAATAATCCTTTAAATATTGGGGGTAAAATTTTATCTGCAAACAATGGAAATGAAAAGAGGGGATTATTAACTTCTGATAGAAAAGCTTTTGCATACAATCCAGTCGATGTGGTTAAGAAATCGAATACAATCCATAATCCAACTGAAATTACTAATCCATACACTGCTACTTTTTCATTTTTTGCAGCATAGCTTCTTTGATGAAAACCTGGATCAGCAAATGTCCATAATCCAATTAAAAACCAGACTAAGAAAAACTCTATCGGTATGTCTGAAAACGGAATCAAAAAATTCTCTGGAAGTTTGGAATGTAAGTATTCCAGTGTGCCGAGTTCTTGAATACTAAACACAAGAATTATTCCAAATCCAATAAACATTAAAATAAACTGCATTACATCTGTGTAAACATCTGAACGGAATCCAGCGTTGTAAAGATAAATGCTGGCAAAGAGCATTGCCATCACTACCGCCAACCAAAGCGGTATTTTTACCAATAGACTTAGAAGAATTCCTACCATCAAAACATAAGGTGCGGGTGACACAATTAGAAATATAAGAATTGCTCCGGTAATCGAGACTTTTCGATTAAATGTTTGTTCAAGTTTTTGAGGAATTGTGAGAAGATTTGATCTTCGAATTTTTTTGGCAAAGAAAAATGCAAAGGCAACTGTAAAAACATAGTACGGCAGTCCTTGCATAATCCAGCTGTTAATCCCATAACGATATGTGAATTCCCCTATTCCCAATATTCCTCCATACCAAGTCGCAACAGTTGTCATGACAAATAATTTGAGAGTTAGACTTCTATCAGCTAAAAAATAGTCTGCTTCGGTTTGTTTTGAGAATTTTGTGCTGTAGAATCCAATGGATAGAAGTACGATTACATAACAGCAAATCAGAACTACATCGATCGTTGCTAAATTTATCAATTTAAGACCTGTTGCTCACCTGCAAGAAATTTTTCAATGCT
It includes:
- a CDS encoding sodium:solute symporter family protein; this encodes MINLATIDVVLICCYVIVLLSIGFYSTKFSKQTEADYFLADRSLTLKLFVMTTVATWYGGILGIGEFTYRYGINSWIMQGLPYYVFTVAFAFFFAKKIRRSNLLTIPQKLEQTFNRKVSITGAILIFLIVSPAPYVLMVGILLSLLVKIPLWLAVVMAMLFASIYLYNAGFRSDVYTDVMQFILMFIGFGIILVFSIQELGTLEYLHSKLPENFLIPFSDIPIEFFLVWFLIGLWTFADPGFHQRSYAAKNEKVAVYGLVISVGLWIVFDFLTTSTGLYAKAFLSEVNNPLFSFPLFADKILPPIFKGLFVVALLSTVISTLNSFTFLSSQTLGKDILQRMIKTSGNNSIHLTKISMVLTSIVSIILAVSIPSVVDLWYSIGSVFMPSLLFPIISSYYPKIALPSKSTFIQMITVLVITLVYFIISKSKLIDGFEFEPMIFGILFGILFQIIGLIKIRGVRSLRQSR
- a CDS encoding arginine decarboxylase, pyruvoyl-dependent, with translation MFVPTKLFFTKGVGRHKEYLQSFELALRNAGIEKFNLVTVSSIFPPGCKRISPPEGLKFLEPGAITFCVMARNATNEPNRLIAASIGAAVPADESQYGYLSEHHPYGETENKAGEYAEDLAASMLATTLGIDFDPEVAWSEREDLYKMSGKIVRTFNVTQSAEGDKNGLWTTVIAAAILLP